CCACGGCCGTCAGCTGATGGAACGGAGCACCGATACGGATGTGGTTGTTGACGGCGACGACACCCTTGATGAAGGCCACCGCCCGGTAGGCCGCCCGCCGCTGGTACTCCCAGGACACGACCCCGGTCAGCTCGACGACCTGGTCGTGGACGGTGGCCTTGACCGCGCCGTCGGGCACGTCGACTGCGTGCTCCAGGGATTCGCCGGCCAGACGCGCGATGTCGGTGTCGTTGGGCGCCCAGTTCGCTCGGACGGTGATCTCGTCCGCGATCGCGGTGACCCCACGCACACGAAGGGCCGCCTTTCTCGCCTGTGCCTTCTCGGGATAGGTCCCGACCT
This window of the Nakamurella panacisegetis genome carries:
- a CDS encoding BON domain-containing protein; protein product: MTTSLKASDVALRNSVLQELEWTPSVDAANIGVAVSDGAVTLSGEVGTYPEKAQARKAALRVRGVTAIADEITVRANWAPNDTDIARLAGESLEHAVDVPDGAVKATVHDQVVELTGVVSWEYQRRAAYRAVAFIKGVVAVNNHIRIGAPFHQLTAVEAIKAALARNIHVRPDRIHVSATPKATVHLTGTTSSWFEREQAEKAAWSAAGVLDVDNQLRVEIDETD